Proteins from a genomic interval of Chroococcidiopsis thermalis PCC 7203:
- a CDS encoding response regulator — MSLIQVALVEDHTLTRLGMRTALEQTQKVKVVGDAANAHDGLQLLQTTKPDVAIVDVGLPDMDGIELTRKFREFQSQTPDCKTRVLILTLNDREDTVLAAFTAGADSYCMKDTSIDQLVEAIEATYGGENWIDSSIARIVLKEVRPVGAKPTVAIDAIEPEYTQMLAATPLTDRELDVLALIVAGHSNYDIADKLYITVGTVKTHVRNILNKLCVNDRTQAAVRALRAGLVA, encoded by the coding sequence ATGAGTCTAATTCAAGTCGCCTTGGTTGAAGACCACACTCTTACCCGCTTAGGAATGCGGACTGCTCTAGAACAGACTCAGAAAGTAAAAGTGGTTGGCGATGCTGCTAATGCCCATGATGGGTTACAATTGCTGCAAACGACTAAGCCAGACGTGGCGATCGTTGATGTAGGCTTGCCAGATATGGATGGAATTGAATTAACTCGTAAATTCCGCGAGTTTCAAAGTCAAACGCCAGACTGCAAGACTAGAGTTTTGATCCTGACTTTAAACGATCGCGAAGATACTGTTTTAGCTGCTTTTACGGCTGGAGCAGACTCTTACTGTATGAAAGATACCAGTATAGATCAATTGGTCGAAGCGATAGAAGCGACCTACGGCGGTGAAAACTGGATTGATTCGTCAATTGCCCGGATCGTGTTGAAAGAAGTCCGTCCGGTTGGTGCTAAGCCAACGGTGGCGATCGATGCCATAGAGCCAGAATACACTCAAATGCTGGCAGCGACTCCCCTCACCGATCGCGAACTCGACGTGTTAGCGCTGATTGTGGCGGGGCATAGTAATTATGACATTGCCGATAAACTCTACATTACAGTTGGCACTGTCAAAACTCACGTCCGTAATATTCTCAATAAGTTATGCGTCAACGACCGGACGCAGGCGGCTGTACGCGCCCTCAGAGCTGGGTTGGTAGCATAA
- a CDS encoding winged helix-turn-helix domain-containing protein: protein MNQKSVEKIQTATKFILWFRHCLPQPFQQVVRPYLAQPYQLALEILDCCSGEEPMTVETIAQKVAINKNTARQVLSALREGGLIFTITANRGWKCLQVNQQSLQAIEQTLERELIS from the coding sequence GTGAATCAAAAAAGTGTAGAAAAAATTCAAACAGCAACAAAATTTATTCTTTGGTTTCGTCACTGTTTACCGCAACCATTTCAACAGGTTGTGCGACCATATTTAGCTCAACCTTATCAATTAGCTTTAGAAATACTTGACTGTTGTAGCGGTGAAGAACCGATGACGGTAGAAACTATTGCTCAAAAAGTTGCCATTAACAAAAATACAGCGCGGCAAGTACTCAGTGCTTTGAGAGAGGGAGGTTTAATTTTTACTATCACTGCAAATAGAGGATGGAAGTGTTTGCAGGTCAATCAGCAATCTTTACAGGCGATCGAGCAAACTTTGGAACGAGAATTAATTTCATAG
- the glmS gene encoding glutamine--fructose-6-phosphate transaminase (isomerizing) has product MCGIVGYIGTQAATGILLAGLEKLEYRGYDSAGIATVWEGEIHRVRAKGKLRNLQSKLNGQEIPGLVGIGHTRWATHGKPEEHNAHPHLDTSKRVAVVQNGIIENYRELREELKQLNYEFVTETDTEVIPNLVAECLNQMRQSGETEKFYSPLTEAVRRVVNRLEGAFAIVLLCADYPDEIVVARQQAPLVLGFGQGEFFCASDIPAILPYTHAIVPLENGEMATLTPLGIEIYNFAGDRLKKHPHLLSGTAVTMEKQGFRHFMLKEIYEQSSVVRMVLETYISNDWTAASTTSPINLSLPAEFYTDLEQVQIVACGTSWHASLVGKYLLEQLAQIPTQVHYASEFRYAPPPLMPNTLIVGVTQSGETADTLSAIAMDKQRRAEKTPQFRPRLLGITNRMQSSLARLVDYTIDIQAGIEIGVAATKTFIAQLVAFYCLALDLAYRRQTLSATQLEQIIGQLWQLPAQIESILEQQERQIEELAHEFTETQDFIFIGRGINYPIALEGALKLKEISYIHAEGYPAGEMKHGPIALLDAKVPVVAIAMPGSVYEKVLSNVQEAKARDSRLIGVAPMHDEHAKEIFDDTLPVPVVDEILSPILSVIPLQLLAYHIAARRGLDVDQPRNLAKSVTVE; this is encoded by the coding sequence ATGTGCGGAATTGTAGGCTATATCGGTACTCAAGCAGCAACCGGAATTTTACTGGCGGGTTTAGAAAAGCTAGAGTATCGGGGCTACGATTCTGCCGGAATTGCTACGGTGTGGGAAGGCGAGATTCACCGCGTCCGTGCTAAGGGTAAGTTACGCAACCTCCAATCAAAACTTAACGGACAAGAAATTCCTGGTTTAGTCGGAATCGGACATACACGCTGGGCAACCCACGGAAAACCGGAGGAACACAACGCTCACCCACATTTAGATACTTCAAAACGGGTAGCTGTAGTGCAAAACGGTATTATCGAAAATTATCGAGAGCTACGAGAAGAATTAAAACAGCTGAACTATGAGTTTGTAACTGAGACTGATACTGAAGTTATTCCCAATTTGGTAGCGGAATGTCTGAACCAAATGCGGCAGAGTGGCGAAACTGAAAAATTCTACTCTCCTTTGACGGAAGCAGTGCGGCGAGTCGTGAATCGCTTGGAGGGAGCATTCGCGATCGTGCTTTTGTGTGCCGATTATCCCGATGAAATTGTGGTGGCGCGACAACAAGCGCCCTTGGTGCTTGGTTTCGGGCAAGGGGAGTTTTTCTGTGCTTCAGATATCCCGGCGATTTTACCCTATACTCACGCGATCGTACCGTTGGAAAACGGAGAAATGGCGACTCTTACGCCTTTGGGAATTGAAATTTACAACTTTGCGGGCGATCGCCTTAAAAAACATCCCCATTTGCTCAGCGGTACTGCTGTCACAATGGAGAAACAAGGCTTCCGTCACTTCATGCTCAAAGAAATTTACGAGCAATCGAGTGTCGTGCGGATGGTTTTAGAAACTTACATTAGCAACGATTGGACTGCTGCATCTACCACCAGTCCGATTAATTTGAGCTTACCAGCAGAGTTCTACACCGACTTGGAACAAGTTCAAATTGTGGCGTGCGGTACGAGTTGGCACGCTAGCTTGGTGGGTAAGTATTTACTGGAGCAGTTAGCACAAATTCCCACACAGGTACACTATGCTTCAGAGTTCCGTTACGCGCCGCCGCCTCTGATGCCGAATACGTTGATTGTGGGCGTGACGCAATCTGGTGAAACGGCTGATACGCTGTCGGCGATCGCTATGGATAAGCAACGCCGTGCCGAAAAAACGCCACAATTTCGTCCTCGTCTGTTGGGAATTACCAACCGAATGCAAAGTTCGCTAGCTCGACTAGTAGACTACACGATTGACATTCAGGCTGGAATTGAAATTGGCGTAGCCGCGACAAAAACTTTTATTGCCCAGTTGGTTGCTTTTTATTGCCTCGCCCTCGATCTGGCGTATCGCCGCCAAACTCTATCAGCGACTCAACTAGAGCAAATCATCGGGCAACTGTGGCAACTCCCAGCCCAGATCGAGTCAATTTTGGAACAGCAAGAGCGACAAATTGAAGAACTCGCCCATGAGTTTACCGAGACGCAAGATTTTATTTTCATCGGACGGGGAATTAATTATCCGATCGCGCTGGAAGGGGCGCTGAAATTGAAGGAAATTAGTTACATTCACGCGGAAGGCTATCCAGCGGGAGAGATGAAACACGGACCGATCGCTTTGTTGGATGCTAAAGTCCCTGTCGTGGCGATCGCTATGCCTGGTAGCGTCTATGAAAAAGTTCTTTCTAACGTACAGGAAGCTAAAGCCCGCGACTCGCGCTTAATTGGCGTTGCTCCCATGCACGACGAACACGCCAAGGAAATATTTGACGATACACTCCCCGTCCCAGTTGTGGATGAAATCCTTTCTCCCATTCTCTCTGTAATTCCATTACAGCTACTTGCCTATCACATTGCTGCAAGGCGTGGCTTGGACGTGGATCAACCCCGTAATTTGGCTAAGTCCGTTACCGTAGAATAA
- the psaC gene encoding photosystem I iron-sulfur center protein PsaC → MSHTVKIYDTCIGCTQCVRACPTDVLEMVPWDGCKAAQIASSPRTEDCVGCKRCETACPTDFLSIRVYLGAETTRSMGLAY, encoded by the coding sequence ATGTCTCATACCGTTAAAATCTACGATACCTGTATCGGCTGCACTCAGTGCGTGCGGGCTTGCCCGACAGACGTGCTAGAGATGGTTCCTTGGGATGGCTGCAAAGCCGCTCAAATCGCTTCCTCTCCCCGCACGGAAGACTGTGTAGGCTGCAAGCGCTGTGAAACAGCTTGTCCCACCGACTTTTTAAGCATTCGCGTATATCTCGGTGCGGAAACCACTCGCAGCATGGGTCTAGCTTACTAG
- a CDS encoding sedoheptulose 7-phosphate cyclase translates to MSEVQAKFTATETAFHVEGYEKIEFSLLCINGAFDISNREIADQYQKYGRCLTVIDANVYRLYGEQIEAYFQHYNIDLTVFPITITEPNKTIATFETIIDAFAEFGLVRKEPVLVVGGGLVTDVAGFACAAYRRNSNFIRVPTTLIGLIDAGVAIKVAVNHKKLKNRLGAYHAPKQVILDFSFLRTLPTAQVRNGMAELVKIAVVANAEVFNLLEKYGEQLLQTHFGYVDATPELQEIAYKVNYESIKTMIELETPNLHEIDLDRVIAYGHTWSPTLELAPNVPIFHGHAVNIDMAFSATLAAKRGYISTQDRDRILGLMSRIGLALDHPLLEGDLLWQATESIMQTRDGKLRAAMPKPIGTCFFVNDLTREELNAALAEHKQLCATYPRGGDGVDAYMVQEPELVGSV, encoded by the coding sequence ATGAGCGAAGTACAAGCAAAGTTCACGGCGACTGAAACAGCTTTTCACGTTGAAGGCTACGAAAAGATTGAATTCAGCCTCCTCTGCATTAATGGTGCTTTTGACATTAGCAACCGTGAAATTGCCGACCAATATCAAAAATACGGACGCTGTTTAACCGTCATCGATGCCAATGTTTATCGATTGTATGGCGAACAAATTGAAGCTTACTTTCAGCATTACAACATCGATCTGACGGTATTCCCCATCACCATCACCGAACCGAATAAGACGATCGCGACCTTCGAGACAATTATCGATGCATTTGCCGAGTTCGGCTTAGTCCGCAAAGAACCAGTTTTGGTTGTTGGTGGTGGATTAGTCACAGATGTAGCTGGTTTTGCCTGTGCTGCTTATCGTCGTAACTCTAACTTCATCCGCGTCCCAACGACCTTGATCGGTTTGATCGATGCTGGAGTAGCAATTAAAGTTGCAGTTAACCATAAGAAACTAAAAAACCGCTTGGGCGCTTACCACGCACCTAAACAAGTCATCCTTGACTTTTCTTTCTTGCGCACCCTACCTACAGCCCAAGTGCGTAACGGCATGGCAGAACTGGTAAAAATTGCCGTAGTTGCTAACGCTGAAGTCTTCAATTTACTAGAGAAGTACGGCGAACAACTGCTGCAAACTCACTTCGGTTATGTGGATGCAACACCAGAACTTCAGGAAATTGCCTACAAAGTCAATTACGAATCGATCAAAACGATGATCGAGTTGGAAACTCCGAACCTGCACGAAATCGACCTCGATCGCGTCATTGCCTACGGTCATACCTGGAGTCCGACTTTAGAACTCGCCCCTAACGTACCAATTTTCCACGGTCACGCTGTGAATATTGACATGGCATTCTCCGCCACTCTTGCAGCAAAACGCGGCTACATCTCTACCCAAGACCGCGATCGCATCCTTGGTTTAATGAGTCGGATCGGCTTAGCCCTCGACCATCCCCTACTAGAAGGCGATCTTCTCTGGCAGGCAACTGAGTCGATTATGCAAACCAGAGACGGCAAACTACGCGCCGCCATGCCCAAACCTATCGGGACTTGCTTCTTCGTCAACGACCTGACGCGGGAAGAATTGAATGCTGCTTTAGCCGAACACAAGCAACTGTGCGCGACATATCCTCGCGGTGGCGACGGTGTTGATGCTTACATGGTACAAGAACCCGAACTCGTAGGGAGCGTATAG
- a CDS encoding O-methyltransferase, whose translation MTIAPQKENTARPVTPLGILVQQLQHILELVAKEQNISLEVAAKIQQVWQLAAGIDPYIEAVSTEESAALAALAKKTCAEPWEKRFSDQETVRQLEQEMLSGHLEGQTLKMFVHMTKAKSILEVGMFTGYSALAMAEALPEDGRLVACEVDRYVADFAIDCFQASPHGRKISVEVAPAMETLQKLAAAKESFDLVFIDADKKEYVDYFHLLLDADLVPSGGFICVDNTLLQGQPYLPPDQRTPNGEAIAQFNRIVAADPRVEQVLLPLRDGLTIIRRI comes from the coding sequence ATGACGATCGCACCTCAGAAAGAAAATACGGCAAGACCAGTTACGCCCTTGGGGATTCTGGTGCAGCAATTGCAGCACATCCTAGAATTAGTGGCGAAAGAACAAAACATTTCTTTAGAGGTAGCTGCCAAAATTCAGCAGGTGTGGCAACTCGCCGCAGGCATCGATCCATATATCGAAGCTGTTTCTACCGAAGAATCTGCTGCCCTCGCCGCACTAGCAAAAAAAACCTGTGCTGAACCTTGGGAAAAACGATTTTCTGACCAGGAGACAGTCCGCCAGTTAGAACAGGAAATGCTGTCTGGACATCTGGAAGGACAAACATTAAAAATGTTCGTCCACATGACCAAAGCCAAAAGTATTTTGGAAGTTGGAATGTTCACGGGTTACTCTGCATTAGCGATGGCAGAGGCTTTACCAGAAGACGGACGACTAGTCGCTTGTGAAGTGGATCGATACGTGGCAGACTTTGCGATCGACTGCTTTCAAGCATCTCCCCACGGACGCAAAATTTCTGTGGAAGTAGCCCCAGCTATGGAAACATTGCAAAAACTGGCAGCCGCGAAAGAGTCGTTTGACTTGGTATTTATCGATGCCGATAAGAAGGAGTACGTAGATTATTTCCACCTCTTGCTAGATGCAGATTTAGTACCCTCTGGAGGATTTATCTGCGTCGATAACACCTTGTTGCAAGGGCAACCATACCTGCCACCCGACCAGCGCACCCCGAACGGAGAAGCGATCGCCCAATTTAACCGCATCGTAGCTGCTGACCCTCGCGTGGAACAGGTTTTGCTACCGCTACGCGATGGTTTGACGATTATTCGGCGCATATAA
- a CDS encoding ATP-grasp domain-containing protein, translating to MLLPQSITPTMQIFAVFQNLGTLLLLAIAFPFNCIVVLTALLWNLVSKPFRDRGILPVSHPKNIMLTGGKMTKALQLARSFHMVGHRVVLVETHKYWLTGHRFSNAVDRFYTVPAPEKDPEAYSQALLAIAKQENIDVYVPVCSPVASYYDSVAKSVLSGCCEVFHFDAEVTQMLDDKYEFAEKARSLGLSVPKSFKITNPEQVINFDFSDAERPYILKSIPYDSVRRLNLTKLPCATPAETAAFVNSLPISPEKPWIMQEFIPGQEYCTHSTVRNGELRMHCCCESSAFQVNYENVDKPEIIAWVRHFVKELGITGQASFDFIQAEDGNVYAIECNPRTHSAITMFYNHPGVADAFCRDVTCNTSTSRAGLLNSSFINNISGEPAPTIYPLQPLSTSKPTYWTYHELWRLTGIRSFPQLQTWCKNILRGKDAIFAIDDPLPFLMVHHWQIPLLLLDNLRRLKGWIRIDFNIGKIVELGGD from the coding sequence ATGCTTTTACCACAATCTATTACCCCTACCATGCAGATATTTGCAGTATTCCAAAATCTGGGAACGCTACTTCTACTCGCGATCGCCTTTCCTTTCAACTGTATCGTTGTTTTGACAGCGTTATTGTGGAATCTCGTCAGCAAGCCGTTTCGTGACCGGGGCATCTTACCTGTATCTCACCCCAAAAACATCATGCTGACGGGGGGGAAGATGACCAAAGCCCTGCAACTTGCCCGTTCGTTTCATATGGTCGGACATCGGGTGGTGTTGGTAGAAACTCATAAATATTGGTTGACCGGACATCGATTTTCTAACGCCGTCGATCGCTTTTATACCGTTCCCGCGCCGGAAAAAGACCCGGAAGCCTATTCACAAGCATTGCTGGCGATCGCCAAACAAGAAAATATCGATGTCTACGTTCCCGTCTGTAGTCCCGTCGCCAGCTACTATGACTCTGTGGCTAAATCAGTTTTATCTGGCTGCTGCGAGGTGTTTCACTTCGATGCAGAGGTAACGCAGATGTTAGACGATAAGTATGAGTTTGCCGAGAAAGCGCGATCGCTCGGTTTATCTGTCCCCAAATCTTTCAAAATTACCAATCCAGAACAAGTCATTAACTTTGACTTTTCCGATGCGGAACGTCCATATATCCTCAAAAGCATTCCCTACGACTCGGTACGTCGCTTAAACTTAACTAAGCTACCATGTGCTACTCCAGCAGAAACAGCAGCTTTTGTCAATAGTCTGCCAATTAGTCCTGAAAAACCCTGGATTATGCAAGAATTTATCCCAGGACAGGAATACTGCACCCACAGTACCGTCCGCAATGGGGAATTAAGAATGCACTGCTGTTGCGAGTCTTCGGCTTTTCAAGTCAATTATGAAAACGTTGACAAGCCAGAAATAATTGCATGGGTGCGTCATTTTGTCAAAGAATTAGGAATTACCGGACAAGCTTCTTTTGACTTTATTCAAGCTGAGGATGGAAACGTTTACGCGATCGAGTGCAACCCCCGCACCCACTCAGCAATTACAATGTTTTATAATCATCCAGGGGTAGCCGATGCATTTTGTAGAGACGTTACATGTAATACCTCTACGTCGAGGGCGGGTTTATTGAATTCTTCGTTCATCAACAATATTTCGGGTGAACCCGCCCCTACAATATATCCGTTGCAACCCTTATCGACCAGCAAGCCTACTTATTGGACTTATCACGAACTCTGGCGGCTCACTGGAATTCGCTCTTTTCCACAATTGCAGACCTGGTGCAAAAACATCTTGCGTGGGAAGGATGCAATTTTCGCGATCGACGATCCGTTGCCGTTTTTGATGGTACACCATTGGCAAATTCCCCTCTTGTTGTTAGACAATCTCCGCAGGCTTAAAGGCTGGATCAGGATAGATTTTAATATTGGCAAGATTGTCGAATTAGGTGGGGATTAA
- a CDS encoding DUF3891 family protein encodes MIANQTETGWEVIYHRAHALLAAQIAGHWRRKDFPPRIYETIAAISHHDDLEKEWEENNLTPAGAPLDFTLDTSTHLPKLKQHISNARYRGRWVTMLTSMHTSFLNEGKRGESSELDEFLDEQLELQKQYRKELKISQKDAEEAYAFFQWCDRLSLILCNRQLPVDERALEIGKGPDGDRYDIIQLQDGKVTVTPWCFEDKEFTVNVEASYLSQLQFGSNAELTEQLQTAPMKSLEWTFVKV; translated from the coding sequence ATGATTGCTAATCAAACTGAAACAGGTTGGGAAGTTATTTATCATCGCGCTCATGCGCTACTTGCAGCACAAATTGCCGGACATTGGCGACGTAAGGATTTCCCACCTCGGATTTACGAAACTATAGCTGCAATTTCCCACCACGACGATTTAGAAAAAGAATGGGAAGAAAACAATCTCACCCCAGCTGGCGCGCCGTTAGACTTTACTCTCGATACTAGTACTCATCTACCCAAGCTGAAACAGCACATTTCCAACGCACGCTATCGGGGACGGTGGGTGACAATGCTAACTTCTATGCATACTAGTTTTTTGAATGAAGGAAAACGGGGAGAGTCATCGGAACTCGATGAGTTTCTTGACGAACAATTAGAGCTACAAAAACAATATAGAAAAGAACTTAAAATTAGTCAGAAAGATGCTGAAGAAGCTTATGCCTTTTTTCAGTGGTGCGATCGCCTTTCATTAATTCTCTGTAATCGTCAATTACCAGTAGACGAACGCGCATTAGAAATTGGGAAAGGACCAGATGGCGATCGCTACGATATTATTCAGTTGCAGGATGGCAAAGTTACCGTTACTCCTTGGTGCTTTGAAGATAAGGAGTTTACTGTCAACGTAGAAGCCTCATACCTTTCCCAACTACAATTTGGTAGTAATGCCGAACTGACAGAGCAATTACAAACCGCACCGATGAAAAGTTTGGAGTGGACATTTGTTAAAGTATGA
- a CDS encoding acyl-CoA thioesterase codes for MSQAPEQSPTNLPNVAFTDWFEYPVRAQPHHTDYGGNAWHGSYIAWMEEARVECLRSIGINFADLVALGCDLPVVEIAVRYHRPIKMGMDAVVRTRMADMEGVRINWDYQIQSPDSQELYVTARVILVAVDREKGKIMRQLPPDVESAFARLAGTPNR; via the coding sequence GTGAGTCAAGCACCAGAACAGTCCCCAACCAACCTACCTAATGTAGCCTTTACCGATTGGTTTGAATATCCAGTCCGAGCGCAGCCACATCACACAGATTATGGTGGTAACGCTTGGCATGGTTCGTACATAGCCTGGATGGAAGAAGCGCGGGTAGAATGCTTGCGATCGATTGGGATTAATTTTGCTGACTTAGTCGCTTTGGGTTGCGACTTACCCGTAGTAGAAATTGCAGTACGCTACCACCGTCCGATCAAAATGGGGATGGATGCTGTAGTTAGAACTCGCATGGCGGATATGGAAGGCGTGCGGATCAATTGGGATTATCAAATTCAATCTCCCGACAGTCAAGAATTGTATGTAACGGCAAGAGTCATATTAGTAGCAGTCGATCGCGAAAAGGGTAAAATTATGCGTCAATTACCCCCAGATGTCGAGAGTGCTTTTGCTCGGCTAGCTGGTACGCCAAATCGCTAA